The sequence gaaatataCCTGCGATAGATGATTTTTGAATAGCCTGTGAAAGCAGATGCCATaagttttttcttttctttaaatGTATTTCATTTCAAATGGAATTTGGTTGTTCAACCTGACAAATCAGCGTATTCCCAAAACTAGCTATGAGATAAAGTTTTCAGGTATTCTTTCAAATGTGAAAAACCTCAAGTCTCACCATGGATGGCGACGGTGTATGCTCTTGTTCATTTAACTAAGATACACAGTGCCGTTAGAAATGTTACTGTTATATGATGCTTCACCACTTTCACTCCAGCTGATGACTAATGTGTTTCTTATCATGCCAGATCTGTCTTCCAATTCTGACTAAATTTTCCCACCTAGTCATTCAATATTTTGATGAGTTTTTTCCTTCTCTCATTATTTAATAAACGGTAATCGTGACTTGTGTTTGCTATTATCTCATGTTCTTTTTGTGTTCATGTCCTTGTATCTGTAAATTTGCAGGGGGACaaaaatataatcaaatttgAGGGTGATCACAATTCTCCCCGGCCTCAATTTTACTTTGAttcaatttgtatttttttcaaCAATGTATTACAACCTCCAGAGGATGAAATAGGAAGTACATTTTATAACTTGACAAGAGACTACATCGGCCAGGTAAATTGTTTTATTTCTTCGACACTATTGATTTGGCGGACTTCTAATGGCTAAATCTTTGACTAAAGCACAACGTTCCTTTATTACCTCCAGAATAATTGGAGCACTTCTGGTCATGCGGAATATCCTGATGAATTAGTGGGTTCACCTTCTGGTATATGCTCATATTGTTTTGCTCAGTTTTGTGTGTTTCTCGATCATATTTTTTCTTTCTGAgtgcaaatttattttattcaggTCCAACAACTAGTAGCACAGAGGATGCGATTAAACAACTTCGATCCAGGAGACCTATGAGTACAATAGTGGTATGATATCTCTCTCTCTTTAAAATAGTGAAAAATGTGGAAGGAAGATGGGTTACCTTGGCATCGTAAGGAgattaatgatttaaaatatgCTCATATATGGTTTTTCCTTTTGCTCATTCTCTACACCAAAGCTTTTGGGTAGAGAACCACTAGATTGTGTGGTTTTTCTTCTGCAATAATAAGTGACCAATGGCTGATTGctgtttttgttttatttaggtTCCTGCTGATATTTCGTCCAAAACGAATCAAGTTGATATGCAGGTACGTCTATACAttgtataataaatattaattgaaGATTCTTGGTATAGTGTCAAATATTTGGATTGCTGTTGTGCTTTTGTGCGTACCAGAAtgataccttttttttttttttttgcctctGATTTTTGTGCAAAAGATGCAGTTCTGTGCAACTGACTCATCATGATCATTTGTACTCTCCAGGTGGAAAGTAGAGAGTCTGATTCTCACCCATCATCCTCTAGTATGATCAGCTTTGAACTCTCCAATGGCAGTCCTCATTGTTCTCATGTGCCTGCGTCAATAAACGATGATGAATATGTGGAGTATCCTCTCGATGCTTTGTCAGATTTCCCAAGCAAcgtggaagaagaagaaagggTAAGATTCGCTCCCCACACGTTCTTTGCCTTGAAatgatatattacttgctgaTCATCGCCAAATTTTCAGATGTTCATGGAAGCTGTGCTTGAGTCGCTGAAGGACTTGGAGGTGCGACATCCTCAACCATCATCTAATGGTGGTAATAAACTCCCGGAACCAGAACTACAATCAGCACAAAAGAATGAACAAGGGGATTCTAACTGGAGCGATGCCATAACAACAGACTCAGGTACCATATCAACTGCTAAGGATCATGAGCCAGCATCCCAGATTCCACTTCCTAAATGTAGCAAATCAGCATTAGAATCTCCACCGAGTTGCACTCCAATTTCAGAAGCAAAAACGAAAGAAACTCCTCCAAGCGACACATCACCATGTAACGGCAATTTAGCTGGTGGTGACATTGGCAGTCATTCAAATGATCGGGCAAGTAATGATGCTGCACAACATTCAATGGGACAAGAAACCACTGGGATGACATCTCGTAGTGATAAAACAACAGGCGATCAGAGTACATTAGATGCTGACATGAATGATCAGACGAGGGTCGTTGTTAAAGTTGAGAAGAACCCGACAAGCAATATCATGGATGGCCTGTTACGTCGTTGGGATCTCAATTTCTTCAGAAACAGATGATTATTAGTTCGTGATTGACGAATGCATATATTGAAGGTGTACTGCTAAATTAATGTAGTGTTGTGAAGTAGTTGGTCTCTAGAGGAGCACACCAAGGAACACGATGAAATCGAAGGATCGTGGTTAAAATTGTTGTTGCTGCTGTTGTTGTAACTATGTACTAAATATTCTTTCCCGGGTTCTGTACAGGTGACACAGGTGATATTTTCTGTCATACGAATCTTTCTTCGTGATTTTAAGCCTTTTTAGACATGAACAGTTTATTGTATAACTCattgatttgatttttgttaATGGGATGGATCGAGTGCTCATGATTCACATCATGCGCAGAAGTTGTACATTGTTGGAGTGTAAACTTCGTCTTTTAGATTAGTTATACAGTAACATGCTTTTACACTTCGAGTTAGCTATATAAACTCATTGTCCTTCCAACTTTAATTCTGTATTTGGAGAACTTTTTTTCCCTCATTTTTATCTGCATTGAATGTACTTCGTTTCTACAGAATTTCATTGCATCTTAACATTCATCACAGGTACTCGTATATTTTCCTTGCTTGCACTAATGTATTGAATGCAATGTGTAGTTGAGCTTGAAGTATGCTGAAGTATTGTAGCTGATTATGATGTGCAATAAAGAAATACTGCATAATGCAACTCCAAGATaatcaataaatttaaattgaaaattcactttgcacttttttttttttttaaattgtgcATCAATGGGAACATATCTACTGTTGTAAATAATAAATAGAATACCCATTGATTTGTACGCTTACACACTCAAGCAATTAAAGAATGTTATCCGATCCTTGTGCGATTATTACATATGTTCTGACTTCTCATCATGGGGTGCTTCTGCATGGAAAATATTTCATATACCATCTCTGTTCTTTTGCTATTCTTTCAGCATTTTGATTGCTGTTTCAACCAATGAGTGCATTGGTATTCGGTGGCGGCATAGGCCAACAGCTCCAGAGAAAATGTTGAAACTCTCCAGTTCTGATGTCG comes from Henckelia pumila isolate YLH828 chromosome 4, ASM3356847v2, whole genome shotgun sequence and encodes:
- the LOC140863525 gene encoding uncharacterized protein isoform X1; this encodes MEQLINFIIRPPRAEYNPKNDLLDQEFMLKGKWYQRKDLEVVNSRGDVLQCSHYKPIVSPEGNALPCVIYCHGNSGCRTDASEAAIILLPSNITVFTLDFSGSGLSGGEHVTLGWNEKDDLQAVVKYLRGDGNVSLIGLWGRSMGAVTSLMYGAEDPSIAGMVLDSPFSDLVDLMMELVDTYKVRLPRFTVKFAIQYMRRAIQKKAKFDIMDLNAIKVAKSCFVPVLFGHAGDDDFIQPHHSDRIFDAYMGDKNIIKFEGDHNSPRPQFYFDSICIFFNNVLQPPEDEIGSTFYNLTRDYIGQNNWSTSGHAEYPDELVGSPSGPTTSSTEDAIKQLRSRRPMSTIVVPADISSKTNQVDMQVESRESDSHPSSSSMISFELSNGSPHCSHVPASINDDEYVEYPLDALSDFPSNVEEEERMFMEAVLESLKDLEVRHPQPSSNGGNKLPEPELQSAQKNEQGDSNWSDAITTDSGTISTAKDHEPASQIPLPKCSKSALESPPSCTPISEAKTKETPPSDTSPCNGNLAGGDIGSHSNDRASNDAAQHSMGQETTGMTSRSDKTTGDQSTLDADMNDQTRVVVKVEKNPTSNIMDGLLRRWDLNFFRNR
- the LOC140863525 gene encoding uncharacterized protein isoform X2 gives rise to the protein MLKGKWYQRKDLEVVNSRGDVLQCSHYKPIVSPEGNALPCVIYCHGNSGCRTDASEAAIILLPSNITVFTLDFSGSGLSGGEHVTLGWNEKDDLQAVVKYLRGDGNVSLIGLWGRSMGAVTSLMYGAEDPSIAGMVLDSPFSDLVDLMMELVDTYKVRLPRFTVKFAIQYMRRAIQKKAKFDIMDLNAIKVAKSCFVPVLFGHAGDDDFIQPHHSDRIFDAYMGDKNIIKFEGDHNSPRPQFYFDSICIFFNNVLQPPEDEIGSTFYNLTRDYIGQNNWSTSGHAEYPDELVGSPSGPTTSSTEDAIKQLRSRRPMSTIVVPADISSKTNQVDMQVESRESDSHPSSSSMISFELSNGSPHCSHVPASINDDEYVEYPLDALSDFPSNVEEEERMFMEAVLESLKDLEVRHPQPSSNGGNKLPEPELQSAQKNEQGDSNWSDAITTDSGTISTAKDHEPASQIPLPKCSKSALESPPSCTPISEAKTKETPPSDTSPCNGNLAGGDIGSHSNDRASNDAAQHSMGQETTGMTSRSDKTTGDQSTLDADMNDQTRVVVKVEKNPTSNIMDGLLRRWDLNFFRNR